In Nitrospirota bacterium, a genomic segment contains:
- a CDS encoding cupin domain-containing protein produces the protein MKPKIVGLNNCEVVEHPKHRKFFVRTMITSADNPSMSFHRGTVEVGGAILPHTHEKETETYYILSGKSEGTMGNDKGTYTFGSLFMAPPGVLHGLENIGDEPVEIVSVFTPPIK, from the coding sequence ATGAAACCAAAGATTGTAGGTCTAAATAATTGTGAAGTAGTAGAACATCCAAAGCACAGGAAATTCTTTGTGCGGACAATGATTACAAGCGCAGACAATCCATCTATGAGTTTCCACAGAGGTACAGTTGAGGTCGGTGGCGCCATACTTCCCCACACTCATGAAAAAGAGACTGAGACTTATTACATACTATCTGGAAAATCTGAAGGAACTATGGGAAACGATAAAGGAACCTATACCTTTGGTAGCCTTTTCATGGCACCACCCGGAGTTCTTCATGGACTTGAAAATATAGGTGATGAACCTGTGGAGATAGTTTCGGTATTCACACCACCGATAAAATAG